Proteins from one Cryptomeria japonica chromosome 4, Sugi_1.0, whole genome shotgun sequence genomic window:
- the LOC131875021 gene encoding putative UPF0481 protein At3g02645: MAAPASEEQQLISDEWTVEVKSFLEERKRGVTVVRASMRVPRALINAKSEAYIPQMVSLGPYHHDSLQEESTGPSHKRLKHLSQMDIYKLNSTIDATKNKPVEVFFTQIKEKASEFEQFYDWKINDQEKFGWMMMVDALFLYQFLKNGLHLLRREVTLRHDGYGEILTPTLTSIRCDIVKLENQIPFSLLKQIDSDLKSNTVQPFLKTQISHLSCF, encoded by the coding sequence ATGGCAGCACCTGCAAGTGAAGAGCAACAACTAATTTCAGATGAATGGACGGTGGAGGTCAAAAGTTTTCTGGAAGAAAGGAAGAGAGGTGTGACAGTTGTTAGAGCGAGTATGCGGGTGCCAAGAGCTCTGATTAATGCGAAGTCGGAGGCATACATTCCTCAAATGGTCTCTCTGGGTCCGTACCACCATGACTCTCTGCAAGAGGAATCCACGGGACCGTCCCACAAACGCCTCAAACATCTTTCTCAGATGGATATTTACAAGCTCAACTCTACAATAGACGCAACAAAAAACAAGCCAGTCGAGGTCTTTTTCACACAAATAAAAGAGAAAGCGTCAGAATTTGAGCAGTTTTACGACTGGAAGATCAACGACCAAGAAAAGTTTGGGTGGATGATGATGGTAGACGCGCTATTCCTCTACCAGTTTCTGAAAAATGGGCTTCACCTTCTTCGACGGGAGGTGACTCTAAGACACGACGGGTATGGTGAAATTCTTACTCCTACACTCACAAGTATCAGATGTGATATTGTGAAGCTGGAAAATCAGATACCCTTTTCCCTTCTCAAACAAATAGACAGTGATCTGAAATCCAATACAGTTCAACCTTTTCTCAAGACCCAAATATCTCATCTCTCTTGCTTTTGA